In Pseudomonadota bacterium, a single genomic region encodes these proteins:
- a CDS encoding 3-dehydroquinate dehydratase: protein MTKPIYILNGPNLNRLGTREPHIYGTATLADIERMCRAEAGDRAIVFRQTNSETQLIEWVHEAIDEGAGIIINPAAYTFTSLALLDALKMVAGPIIELHISNIHKREAHYHNSYVSKVATAIIAGLGAKGYSIAVRAMLGLLQ, encoded by the coding sequence TCAACCGGCTCGGCACGCGCGAGCCGCATATCTACGGTACCGCCACGCTCGCGGACATCGAAAGGATGTGCCGTGCGGAAGCCGGCGATCGGGCGATCGTATTTCGCCAAACCAACAGCGAGACGCAGCTGATCGAGTGGGTGCATGAGGCGATCGACGAGGGTGCGGGAATCATCATCAACCCGGCCGCCTATACCTTCACCTCGCTGGCGCTGCTCGACGCGCTGAAGATGGTGGCCGGTCCGATCATCGAGCTGCACATCTCGAACATTCACAAGCGTGAAGCCCATTATCACAATTCCTATGTGTCGAAGGTCGCGACCGCGATCATCGCCGGGCTCGGCGCCAAGGGTTATTCGATCGCCGTGCGGGCCATGCTCGGTCTGCTTCAATGA